From the Myxococcales bacterium genome, one window contains:
- a CDS encoding TonB-dependent receptor plug domain-containing protein, producing the protein MIRRVTLLLAMLGAPLALVRPARAQPAPDAAPVATALGVVHDRTGGPIAGATIRTDPGGVEARSDAAGQFAIAVEPGDLLIIDADGFETALVAIEGDGPVDVELVPLAKLGEVIELTDRKPTSVAGAVSLSRDELATLPGTGGDLLASLDALPGVTKPSGFGGGGNQGVIIRGSAPEDSRILLDGFDIPQLYHFLNRSIIPTRAVAGLEYLPGGFDVKYGRASSGVVAVTSRGGGDELEGASEVSVIDASVLGASPIGDDGKLLVSFRRSYLDAYLPALLPADVGLVTAPRYYDGLVRADWDVTDRLRGALTVVGSDDLTELVATDDQTAEEFRFRADTKFIRAIAAGYWRGDDGLTLDVGASALAQGVSFQFSDQYLNVEQVSLASRAELSKRYRTLAGLTDVIVRGGAELDPRRAVIDLRLNQGRDEGEADTGMDGPVQTFDDTVWLTDVGAWTALEASLSPQLRFSAGVRLDAFVRNRAYPVQPRGELTYRPDARTKLRLAAGRYTRPAEFQEELLFPDLGPESATQLTLGGERAIGDHANLQVTLYDTERTDLITRDEQRQLRNQGRGRSYGVDVLGSYRTDQWFGWLSYSLARSTRRDTATGPERLFDYDQTHDLVAAVSYKTRSKRWQFGGKWTYSSGQPTTPVLGSFYDSDLDLFLPQNGAVNSERLPSHHQLDLRVDHFWRFDAWTLSAFLDVSNVYLNAKVEQYQYNFDYSQRAEIAGLPIVPSIGLRGEL; encoded by the coding sequence GACCGCGCTGGGCGTGGTCCACGACCGCACCGGCGGCCCGATCGCCGGCGCGACGATCCGCACCGATCCCGGCGGGGTCGAGGCGCGGTCCGACGCCGCCGGTCAGTTCGCGATCGCGGTCGAGCCCGGCGACCTGTTGATCATCGACGCGGACGGCTTCGAGACCGCGCTGGTGGCGATCGAGGGCGACGGGCCCGTCGACGTCGAGCTGGTGCCGCTGGCGAAGCTCGGCGAGGTGATCGAGCTGACCGATCGCAAGCCGACCTCGGTCGCGGGCGCGGTCAGCCTGTCGCGCGACGAGCTGGCGACCCTGCCCGGCACCGGCGGCGACCTGCTGGCCTCGCTCGACGCGCTGCCCGGCGTCACCAAGCCGTCGGGGTTCGGCGGCGGCGGCAACCAGGGCGTGATCATCCGCGGCTCGGCCCCCGAGGACTCGCGCATCCTCCTCGACGGCTTCGACATCCCGCAGCTCTATCACTTCCTCAACCGCTCGATCATCCCGACCCGCGCGGTGGCCGGGCTCGAGTACCTGCCGGGCGGGTTCGACGTGAAGTACGGCCGGGCGTCGTCGGGCGTCGTCGCCGTCACGTCGCGCGGCGGCGGCGACGAGCTCGAGGGCGCCAGCGAGGTCTCGGTGATCGACGCGAGCGTGCTCGGCGCCAGCCCGATCGGCGACGACGGCAAGCTGCTGGTGTCGTTCCGGCGCTCGTACCTCGACGCGTACCTGCCGGCGCTGCTGCCGGCCGACGTCGGGCTGGTCACGGCGCCGCGCTACTACGACGGCCTCGTCCGTGCCGACTGGGACGTGACCGACCGCCTGCGCGGCGCGCTGACCGTGGTCGGCAGCGACGATCTCACCGAGCTGGTCGCGACCGACGATCAGACCGCCGAGGAGTTCCGGTTCCGCGCCGACACCAAGTTCATCCGCGCGATCGCCGCCGGGTACTGGCGCGGCGACGACGGGCTGACCCTCGACGTCGGCGCCTCGGCGCTGGCCCAGGGCGTGTCGTTCCAGTTCAGCGACCAGTACCTCAACGTCGAGCAGGTGTCGCTGGCGTCGCGGGCCGAGCTGAGCAAGCGGTACCGGACCCTGGCCGGCCTGACCGACGTGATCGTGCGCGGCGGCGCGGAGCTCGATCCGCGCCGGGCCGTGATCGACCTGCGGCTCAACCAGGGCCGCGACGAGGGCGAGGCCGACACCGGCATGGACGGGCCGGTCCAGACCTTCGACGACACCGTCTGGCTCACCGACGTCGGCGCCTGGACCGCGCTCGAGGCCAGCCTGTCGCCGCAGCTGCGGTTCTCGGCCGGCGTGCGGCTCGACGCGTTCGTGCGCAACCGCGCCTACCCGGTGCAGCCGCGCGGCGAGCTGACCTACCGCCCCGACGCGCGCACGAAGCTGCGCCTGGCCGCCGGGCGCTACACCCGCCCGGCCGAGTTCCAGGAGGAGCTGCTGTTCCCCGACCTCGGGCCCGAGAGCGCGACCCAGCTCACGCTCGGCGGTGAGCGCGCGATCGGCGACCACGCCAACCTCCAGGTCACGCTCTACGACACCGAGCGCACCGATCTGATCACCCGCGACGAGCAGCGGCAGCTGCGCAACCAGGGCCGCGGCCGCAGCTACGGCGTCGACGTGCTGGGCAGCTACCGCACCGACCAGTGGTTCGGCTGGCTGTCGTACTCGCTGGCGCGCTCGACCCGCCGCGACACCGCGACCGGGCCGGAGCGCCTGTTCGACTACGATCAGACGCACGATCTGGTGGCGGCGGTGTCGTACAAGACCCGGTCGAAGCGCTGGCAGTTCGGCGGCAAGTGGACCTACAGCTCGGGCCAGCCGACCACCCCCGTGCTGGGCTCGTTCTACGACAGCGACCTCGATCTGTTCTTGCCGCAGAACGGCGCGGTCAACTCCGAGCGGCTGCCGTCGCACCACCAGCTCGACCTGCGGGTCGATCACTTCTGGCGCTTTGACGCCTGGACGCTGTCGGCGTTCCTCGACGTGAGCAACGTGTACCTCAACGCCAAGGTCGAGCAGTACCAGTACAACTTCGACTACTCGCAGCGGGCCGAGATCGCCGGCCTGCCGATCGTGCCGTCGATCGGTCTGCGGGGTGAGCTGTGA